One window of Phycisphaeraceae bacterium genomic DNA carries:
- a CDS encoding co-chaperone GroES, translated as MTQKSSRKPTLEIVEPVGKRVLIRKDADKKQTKTGIHLPDKIEIPTLTGRVVAISRQVERDDDYTIEQYDRVLFNPKNAIPVEFEGDNRLFVIPIEDVVAIFRRDNDMELSE; from the coding sequence GAAATCGTCGAACCCGTCGGCAAGCGCGTCCTCATCCGCAAAGACGCCGACAAGAAACAAACCAAGACCGGCATCCATCTGCCCGACAAGATCGAGATCCCCACGCTCACCGGTCGCGTCGTCGCCATCAGCCGCCAGGTCGAACGCGACGACGACTACACCATCGAGCAGTACGACCGTGTCCTCTTCAATCCCAAAAACGCGATCCCCGTCGAGTTCGAAGGCGACAACCGCCTCTTCGTCATCCCCATCGAAGATGTCGTCGCGATCTTCCGCCGCGACAACGACATGGAACTGTCTGAATAG